One Drosophila gunungcola strain Sukarami unplaced genomic scaffold, Dgunungcola_SK_2 000175F, whole genome shotgun sequence DNA segment encodes these proteins:
- the LOC128265908 gene encoding uncharacterized protein LOC128265908, whose amino-acid sequence MYIEFMEEYVSLGHMSSTNDKIPNTPHYFIPHQCVLRPQSTSTKLRVVFDASSRTSTQVALNDILMVGPTIQEELYSTLLRFRLHKFALAADVKKMYRQVMVDEADRNFQLIVWRRDPSESLKIFKLNTVTYGTSPAPFLAIRCLMRLGEMAQATHPKAAKVIQNDFYVDDLLTGAGCVEDLQSLRDEVSQVLQEAGFELAKWFSNCPELSASDSAVMPLMADSDVTKTLGVVWLPVKDYFQFRLDDSFLDLRATKRNILSVTARLFDPLGLLCPLVTKAKMLLQELWLRKLDWDESLPMQLLTSWETFKATLLQLPKIKVSRFVNTDPQVPIQIHGFADASMRAYGACIYIRTQTAEGLKVSLLTAKSKVAPLKTKTLPRLELCAAHLLADLYNRVRPLLNSPIENVFLWTDSEITLHWIKTHPSSLSVFVSNRVADIQEWSEKAIWRHVPTKVNPADIVSRGCDVEELTTSIWFGGPSFLLDSENNWPVNKHFELPADVMSMELRKSAIALVVSPEPNYVLQKIESFSSHLKLLRVFVWVFRFIQRCRKVSKPFEKSISPRELDFAFDKLVEVVQFHEFRDDISKIRKNKPVATNIQKLNPFLQENKSDWCSSTLLRVGGRLLNAPIPYEAKFPLLLSKSSQFVRSYVSYLHVTNCHAGPRALVSRLREKIWLVNAQEVCRRTVRSCMRCFRCKPQLLTQIMGNLPADRLRALRPFNICGVDFCGPFSTTYRIRGKPPYKSYVALFVCFASKAVHLELVSDLTTDAFLLAFQRFVSRRGIPEKVWCDNATNFVGADRHMREFRARLEEQGGGIETFASKKRMRVCVHTAQSTALRRTMGGRCEVCKAPVPSDGRPRPLDRGGARNSAHQRGGRAQLQAPRRSKQRPERRRGPDPRASAHRRPSSGPTISGAPGPDQPDLLATMARCLVSQAQVLAAMVPGVHLQPPAAVQVAPGGAQPRRGSARRRRRRQSSAPAVEDRTSGSGARRRR is encoded by the coding sequence atgtatattgaattcatggaggaatatgtttcactgggccacatgtcttccaccaatgacaaaattccgaatactccgcactatttcattccgcaccaatgcgttttacggccacaaagtacttcaactaagttgagagtagttttcgatgcatcgagccgtacttctacgcaggtagcgttgaatgacatcttgatggtaggcccaactattcaagaggagctgtactcgactctgcttcggtttagattgcataagtttgcccttgcggccgacgtcaaaaagatgtatcgccaagtgatggtggacgaagctgatcgtaacttccagctcatagtatggagacgagatccttctgagtccctgaaaatctttaagttgaacaccgttacatatggaacttcgccagcaccctttttggcgattcggtgtttaatgcggctaggagagatggcgcaagcaactcatccaaaagccgcaaaggttattcagaatgatttttatgttgacgatttgttgactggcgccggatgcgttgaggacctgcaaagccttcgagacgaagtttctcaggtcttgcaagaggcaggctttgaattggcaaagtggttttcaaactgcccagagttatccgcatctgatagcgctgtaatgccacttatggcagactcagacgtaaccaagacccttggcgtggtttggttaccggttaaagattactttcaatttcggttggatgactctttcctggatcttcgcgcgacaaaacgaaatattttgtcggtgactgctcgacttttcgacccacttggcctcttgtgtcctttggtcacaaaggcaaagatgttgttgcaggaactgtggcttcgaaaattagattgggacgagtcgctaccgatgcagttgctcacgtcgtgggagacgtttaaagcgacgcttctgcagctgcctaaaattaaggtatcgcgattcgtcaacacagatccacaagtcccgattcaaatacatggtttcgctgacgcttccatgcgagcgtatggagcgtgcatctacattcggactcaaactgctgaaggtttgaaagtgtctttattgaccgccaaatcgaaagtagctcccctcaagacgaaaactttgcctcgccttgagctgtgtgcagctcaccttttagcagatctctataatcgtgtcaggccattgctaaattctcccattgagaatgttttcctgtggacagactccgagatcactttacactggattaaaacccatccctcgtcgttgtcggtttttgtttcgaaccgggttgcagatattcaggagtggtcggagaaagcaatttggagacacgttcccacgaaagtcaacccagcagatatagtgtcccgaggatgtgacgtagaggagcttacaacgtccatttggttcggtgggccttcgttcttgctagactcagaaaataattggcctgtaaataaacatttcgaactgccggctgatgtaatgtcgatggagctacgcaaatcggcaatagctctcgtagtcagcccagagccaaattatgtgcttcagaaaatagagtctttttcgtcgcacctgaagcttctgagagttttcgtgtgggtttttcgttttattcaaaggtgcagaaaggtgtcgaagccctttgaaaaaagtatttcgccaagagaactggatttcgcttttgataaacttgtcgaagttgtccaatttcacgagttcagggacgacataagtaaaattcggaagaataaaccggtagcaacgaatattcaaaagttaaacccttttcttcaggaaaataaatcggattggtgctcctcgacattgctacgagttgggggtcggttattgaatgctcctatcccgtacgaagccaaattcccgttgttgctgtctaaaagctcacagttcgtcagatcctatgtgtcatacctgcacgttacgaactgtcacgctggcccacgagctctcgtaagtcgtctgcgcgagaaaatctggctagttaatgctcaagaagtctgccgacgaacagttcggtcgtgcatgcgctgctttcgctgtaagccgcaacttttgacgcaaattatgggaaacttgccagcagatagacttcgagctctccgcccgttcaatatttgtggcgttgatttttgtggtcccttcagcacaacgtatcgtatccgtggtaagccaccgtacaagtcgtacgtggccttgttcgtctgttttgcgtccaaagcggtccacttagaattagtgtctgacctaaccactgatgcgttcttgttggcatttcaaaggttcgtgagtcgtcgcgggattccggaaaaggtgtggtgcgacaacgccaccaatttcgtcggcgcagatcgccacatgagagagttccgagcccgtctggaggagcaggggggcggtatcgaaacattcgcatcaaaaaaaaggatgcgagtttgcgttcataccgcccagagcaccgcacttcggcggactatgggaggcaggtgtgaagtctgcaaagcacctgttccttcggacggtaggccaagacctcttgaccgcggaggagctcggaactctgctcaccagcgtggaggccgtgctcaactccaggcccctcggcgctctaagcagcgacccgaacgacggcgaggccctgacccccgggcatctgctcatcggcggccctcttctggccccaccatcagcggcgctcccggaccagatcagcctgacctgcttgcgacgatggcgaggtgtctcgtctctcaggcacaggttctggcagcgatggtcccgggagtacatctccagcctccagcagcggtccaagtggcaccagggggagcccaacctcgtcgtgggagcgctcgtcgtcgtcgcagaagacaatcttccgccccagcagtggaggatcggacgagtggtagcggtgcacgccggcgccgatag